The Eggerthella guodeyinii sequence TTCCTCGATCGCCTGCGAAAGGTCCCGAGCGTCAAGCTCGTCCTCGAGACGCTCGAGCGTCCACTGGCGCACTTGCGCGGAAAACGTGGAACCGTTCATCTCGGCGAATGCGGCAATCCATTCTTTCTCGTTCGGTTCGAACCGAATAGCCGATGCCGTCATGGCCATAAGTGTCTCCTTTAATGAGTTTACATTGTCAACTCATTATGGTGCATACCGTTTACGTTGTCAACGGTATGCAAGAAAACGCGTCCCGAATACGGAACCGGTCGCTTCAGGGGGTTCTAGCCGCCGCGAGGGAGGAGTTATTTCCCTTCGCCGTATAGATCGCATTCTTCGATGACCTGCATAGGCACGCCTTTTGCTTGCCAGTCGAGCGCCTTCTTGACTTTGCCGCCGTAACTGCCGAGGGAGTACGCCTCGCTGCCGCATCCTCCAATGACCACGTAATCGCATTTTTTAGTGACGCTCTGCAGCACCTCGCCGCCGCGCCCTCGAATGAATGCCGAGACGTCATCTTTGGTTCCGTGGTTGAAGGAACCGGTCAGCACGAATTTTTTGTCGGCGAAGCCCACGTTGCCTTCAATGCTGTTGGAGGGATTGACGATGTGGGAGATGAGGCCTGCGAGCTCGTTTGACTCGGCTTCGTCGATCCATCCGTCTGCGATAGCGTTTTGAAGCAGCGAGACGACGGGCGAAAGCGCAGGGTCGGACGCTAGTTCTTCGTGCAGTCCGAAGAACTCCAAAACTGCCTCTGCTTCGAACGTCGACACCTCTCCGTTGGACACGACTTCTTCCAGCAACGGTATAAGCCACTGCATGGCCTTGGTCTTGTCGGAGACGCTTCGATGTTGACCTCCGCTTTGCTTGCGGCGTTTCGCACCTGGCTCGTATGCTATGAAGTCCGGCATGCTGCCGGTCATTCTGACGAGCGTCCAGAATACGCGCATGCACGCCGCGGCATCGCTCTCGGCCTGATGGTGCTTCGCCAAATCGATGCCCAGAGCCTCGCATACTTGTGGAAGCTTCCCGCCGCCTATGAAGTCGATCCTTTTCGACATGTCGAGCGTGCATGCGTAGCTCATCTTGGGAGAGGGGATGCCGTATGAAACCAGCGTCTTGGTCAAGACGCCGAGGTCGAATCGAGCGTTATGCGCAACCACGCCGTCGACGGGGAAGAACGCGGACAGTGAATCATCCCAGAGCTCCGGGAACGTCTTCGCGTTGAGGACGTCTGTCGGAGCGATGCCGTGTATACGAATGTTGATGTCGTCGAAGCCCGATTCGGGGTTTACGAGATACGACTTCTTTTCTACGATGGCACCGTCCTGATCGGTGACGACGGCCCCGATCGAGCAAATACGATCGTTGTGCCTGTTTGGCGTTTCCACATCGAAAAAGGTGTACAGCATCTGTCTCATCCTCCAAGAAGCCGATCTAATCGATGAATTTCGTCGGCGCGGACAACGACGATTTCGAGAACGCCCCTTCAGCGATTACGCAACCGTTGCGCACTCGGCATTCCGCCAGGCTCGAGCATTCTCTAAACGCATGCTCTGCAATGGAGGCGAGTCTTTCGCAGGAAGCCGATTGCAGCGAAGAGCAACGATAGAACGCCCCACGACCGACCGCTTTCAGATTGCTGAACGTCACGCTGTCGAGGTTTTCGCAACCGGAAAACGCGCATTCGTCGACAAAGACCAAGGATTCGATTTTGCGTTTCGACGAAGGCGACAGTTCGGGTGCGATCCGACGCAGCGAAGAGCAGTTCTCGAACGCCCCTTCTCCTATGGTCACGACTTCTTCGACTGCAACCTCGTCAAGAGCGCTGCATTCGTAAAATGCTCCAGCATGTATATGCAGTACATGCGGCATGATTGCTTTGGTCAGGTTTTTGCATTTCCAAAACGCCGCTCCCGAAACGGAAACGACTTCCTCGTCCACGATCAACGTGGCGATCTCGTTCTTTATAGAATTCCACGGATTGTCATCGAAGCGTCCCGATTCCTTGTTCTGGGTGAATCTCGGCATCTTCCCCGTTCCCGATATTCTGAGCGTTCCATCGGATTGGCTGAACTCCCAGTTGACGGATGAGCCGAGAATGCTCTTTTTCATCCTTGTCTCCTTGCTCGCTCGATTCCGAACCGATTTAATCATAGTAACAGTCGCGCAAGGGGAATGGAATATCACGTGGCGCCTTTGCGGCTGTCGATCCGCCATCTCTCCAAAGGGTCGGCGCCATGCGCACCGTCTCTTAAGTTTTCCTTAATCTTGCCTTGTCAGGGGCTCGGGCGCGCGCGGAGGCTTATACAATGGCACGAGACGGAGGGCGCAGGGCGCCCGGCGCGCCCCGCCGGGCGCGAAGATGAGCGAGGAGGAACGCGTGGAATCGAAGATGCGCATCGCCGTGTGCGACGACGAGCAGGCCATCGCCGACTTGGTGGGGCAGCTGCTCGTGGAGGCGGGGTTCTCCCCCTCGGTGTTCTACGCGGCGGCCGACCTGCTGGCCGAGCAGGCGGGCGAGCCCTTCGACCTCGTCATCCTCGACATCATGATGCCCGGCATGGACGGGTTCGCCTGCTGCCGCGAGCTCAGGCGCACGAGCTCGGCGCCCATCATCTTCCTCACGGCGAAGGACGAGGAGATCGACAAGGTGGTGGGTTTCGAGCTGGGTGCCGACGACTACGTGGTGAAGCCGTTCAAGCCCCGCGAGCTCGTCGCCCGCGTCCGCGCGCGCCTGCGCCGCAGCGCGGCGGCCGACGCGGGGAAGGCGGCCGACCAGGGCGTGCTCGAGTGCGGCGGCATCGCGCTCGACGAGAGCGCCTACGCGGCCACGCTGCACGGTGAGCCGCTCTGCCTCACGCCGAAGGAGTTCGCCATCCTCGCCTGCCTCATGCGCGACAGCGGCCATCCCGTGGCCTCGCGCGACCTGTTCGAGGCGGTGTGGGGCGAGGAGGCCAACGCCCAGAGCAACAACACGGTGATGGTGCACATCCGCCATCTGCGCAAGAAGCTGGCCGCCGTCGACTCGTCCCAGGAGTTCGTCGAAACGGTGTGGGGCGTCGGCTACAAGCTGGGCTAGGAGGAGGAAGCTATGGAGGCACCTGCGCGCTCCCAGGCGCGGATCGACCAGACGAAGCGGCTCTCGAACGCCATCCTGCGCCGGACGGTGGTGAACGTCATCCTGTTCATGGTCATATACCTCGTGCTGTACGGCGGCTTCATGACCGTGTTCGGCTCGACCGTGTCGAACGCCGTCTACGAGCTGCTCGACTACAACTACACGCTGCACACGATGCTCGCCAGCACGTTCATGATATGCTCGGCCATCGGCTTCGTGCTGGGCATCGTGCTCGTGGTGCGCTCGGGCATCAACCGGGGCCTGCGCTACTTCGACCTGCTGCTCGACTCGATGTCCGACATCCTGGCGAAGAGCGACGGCCCCGTCATGCTGCCGAGCGAGCTGGCGCCCACCGCCATGGCGCTCAACACCATCAAGGCCGCCTCCGAGCAGAACGAGCGCGCCGCGAAGGCGGCCGAGGAGCGCAAGAACGAGCTGGTGGTGTACCTGGCGCACGACATCAAGACGCCGCTCACCTCCATCATCGGCTACCTCACGCTGCTCGAGGAGTCGCCCGACCTGCCGCTCGACGTGCGCGCCCGCTACACGAACATCACGCTGGACAAGGCCTACCGGCTCGAGGAGCTGCTCGACGAGTTCTTCGAGATCACGCGCTACAACCTGCAGGCCATCCCCATCGAGCGCTCGCGCTTCGACGGCGCGCTGTTCGTGAACCAGGTGATGGACGAGTTCTTCCCGCTGGCCGAGGGGCGCCGCCTCGAGCTGGTCTACGAGGGGCCGGCCGAGCTGTCGGTGTTCGCCGACGCGGGCCGCGTGGCGCGCGTGCTCAACAACGTCATCAAGAACGCGGTGGCCTACGCCGACCCCGAGACGGACGTGAAGGTGCGCACGGGCCTCGTGACGGCGGCCGACGGCTTCGTGTGGTGGGAGCTCACGGTGAGCGACCAGGGCCGCGAGCTGTCGCCGCAGCACCTCGAGCGCGTGTTCGAGAAGTTCTACCGCGCCGACGAGTCGCGCGGGTCGCAGGCGGGCGGCGCGGGCCTCGGCCTCGCCATCTCCCGCGAGATCGCCCGCGCCCACGGCGGCGACATCTACGCTTCGAGCGACGCCGGCCTCACCTCGTTCACCATCTGGATCCCCCAAGGCCCCAGCGTGGCGCGCTCGTGACGCGGCCCCGCGCAGCCCCGCACCGGTGCCGGAAAGAAGGAGCCGTACTATGATCGAGCTCGTCGCCTACGAGCCGCCGCTCAACGAGGCGCTGTTCGCCTTCCTCGGCCGCTGCCTGCCCGAGTCGGGGCGCTCGTTCGACCCGGAGGGGCGCCATGCGCACCTGATGCGCATCGAGGAGGCGTACGAGGCGCTCTGGTGCCTCGTCGAGGACGGCGGCGAGGTCGTGGGATGCGCGGGCGTGCGCGCGCTCGACGCGCGGACCTGCGAGCTGAAGACGCTGTTCGTGTTCGAGCGCCTGCAGGGCCGGGGCTGGGGCCGGCGCCTCGCCGAGCGCGCCGTCGCCTTCGCGCGCGAGCGGGGGTACGACGCCGTGCGCCTCGACACCGTCTCCACGAGCGCGAACGCCATCGCGCTCTACCGGCGCCTGGGCTTCCGCGACATCGACCGCTACGGCGGCAACCCGATGGCCGACGTGTTCATGGAGCTGCGTCTGTCCTGATGGCGGGGCGGCAACGGATCGTCGGCGCTTTGTGCGGAACCTGTGGGCGCCCCGTCGCCCGCTTGCCGCGCGCGCCGCTTGCCGCTACAATAGGCGGGCTGCGAAAACGCAGGCACGTTCCGCTTGGTCCGCATGTTCACCGCATGCCCACCCAGAGGGACGCGCATACGACGCACGCGGGCCCGGGCCGGGCAGGCGTGCAGGGAGCGGCGCCCCGAACGAGGCGCTGCGCACGAAAGGTGGAATAGCACATGGCCAGCAAACTCAGCATCAGCAAGGAGCGCACCGCCGAGCTCGTCAAGGAATTCGGCAAGGGCGAAGGCGATTCCGGCAGTCCCGAGGTTCAGGTGGCGATCCTCACCGAGCGCATCCGCAACCTCACCGAGCACCTCAAGGTGCACAAGAAGGACAACCACACCCGCCGAGGCCTCATGATGCTCCTCGGCAAGCGTCGCGGTCTTCTGAAGTACATCAAGAACCGCAACATCGAGGAGTACCGTACGCTCATCAAGCAGCTCGGCATTCGCGACACCATCTAGCGTATGAAAGCCCGCCTTGGCGGGCTTTTACATAGACGGCGGGCGGGACGCAAGGGCGCATCCGCTCGCGGCGGCGGGGGAACGGTAAGTACCCCGGCGCCGAAGAAGCTGAGCGGCACTAGGGCCGTTCAGGTGAAGAGAAAGAAAGCAACATATGGAAAAAATCGTCGAATCCTTCGAACTGTACGGAAAGCAGTACCGTTTGGAGACTGGCGAGCTCGCCAAGCAGGCGACCGGCGCGGTCGTCGTCACGCAGGGCGACACGACCGTGCTCGTCACGGCCGTCATCTCGAAGGAGGAGAAGGACTACGACTTCTTCCCCCTCACGGTCGACTTCATCGAGAAGATGTACGCGGTCGGCCGCATCCCGGGCGGCTACCTCAAGCGCGAGGCGCGTCCCTCCGACAAGGGCACGCTGACGGCCCGCATGGTGGACCGTCCCATCCGCCCCGGCTTCGCCGACGGCTTCAAGCGCGAGGTGCACGTCGTGTGCACGACGCTCGTCGTCGACAGCATCAACCCGCCCGACACCGTCTGCGTCATGGGCGCCAGCGCGGCCCTCATGCTGGGCGCGGCTCCCTTCGACGGCCCCGCCGCCTGCGTGCGCATCGGCCGCGACGTCGAGACGGGCGAGTTCATCGTGAACCCCACGTTCGAGGAGTCCGAGAACTCGGACCTCGAGCTGACCATCGCCGGCACGGCCGACTACATCTCCATGGTGGAGGCGGGCGCCGACGAGATCTCCGAAGAGGACATGCTGGCCGCCATGACGTTCGGCCAGGAGGCCATCGCCGCGTTCTGCGAGGTCCAGCAGCGCTTCCTCGAGCGCGCGAACATCGAGCCCCGCGAGTGGCCCATCCACGTCGCCGACCCGGCCATCGCCGAGCGCGTCGCGCCGTTCATGGCCGAGATGTCCGCCGCGCTGCACGATGCCGACAAGCTGTCGCGCATGGGCAAGGTCGAGGAGCTCAAGGCCCGCATCAAGGAGGAGCAGTTCTCCGACGAGGAGCGCGCCGCCTGGAAGGGCGACATCGCCGCCGAGCTCAAGAAGCTCGAGAAGAAGGCCATGCGCGCCATGGTCATCGAGACGGGCGAGCGCGCCGACGGCCGCCGTCCGGAGGACATCCGCCCGCTGTACATCGTGCCGGGCTACCTGCCCCGCGTGCACGGCTCGGGCCTGTTCCAGCGCGGCCAGACGCAGGCGCTCTCCGTCTGCACGCTCGGCATGCTGAACGAATGGCAGCGCCTCGACACCATCGACCCCGCCGAGGGCAAGCGCTACATGCACCAGTACAACTTCCCGCCGTACTGCACGGGCGAGACCGGCCGCATGGGCGCCCCGAAGCGCCGCGAGATCGGCCACGGCGCCCTCGCCGAGCGCGCGCTGCTCCCGGTGCTGCCGAGCGAGGACGAGTTCCCCTACGCCATCCGCGTGGTGTCCGAGGTCCTCGAGTCGAACGGCTCGTCGTCCATGGCCTCCACCTGCGGCTCCACGCTGGCCCTCATGGACGCCGGCGTGCCCATCAAGGCGCCCGTGTCGGGCATCGCCATGGGCCTCATCAAGGAGGGCGACGACGTGGTCATCCTCTCCGACATCCAGGGCATCGAGGACTTCCTCGGCGACATGGACTTCAAGGTGTGCGGCACGGAGAAGGGCATCACCGCCCTGCAGATGGACAACAAGGCCCGCGGCCTGTCCGTCGAGATCCTCGCCCGCGCGCTCAAGCAGGCCAGCGAAGGCCGCGCCCACATCCTCGGCGCCATGCTGGAGACCATCTCCGCGCCGCGCGAGGAGCTCTCCGAGTTCGCGCCGCGCATCGAGACCATCCACATCCCGGTGGACAAGATCCGCGACGTCATCGGCTCGGGCGGCAAGGTCGTCCGCGGCATCCAGGAGGAGACGGGCGCCAGCATCAACATCGAGGAAGACGGCACCATCCACATCGCCGCCATCGAGGGCCCGGCCGGCGAGGCCGCGAAGGCCATGATCCTCGGCATCGTGAAGGAGCCCGAGGTGGGCGAGCAGTTCGACGGCGAGGTCGTGGGCATCAAGGACTTCGGCGCGTTCGTCAAGCTGACCCCCGGCAAGGACGGCCTGCTGCACATCTCCCGCGTGGCCAACGGCCGCGTCGGCAAGGTGGAGGACGTGCTGAACCTCGGCGACGTCATCAAGGTGGAAGTGCTCGAGGTGGACCCGAAGACGGGCAAGATCTCGCTCGACCGCCTCGACAAGCCCGACGCTCCCGAAGGCTCCGCCCCCAGCGGCGAGCGTCGCGAGCGCAGCGACCGCGGGGATCGCGGCGACCGCAACGGCGGCCGCGACAACCGTCCGGGCCGCAGCGGGCGCGAGGGCAACGGCGGCCGCACGCCGCGCCGTCGCCACGACGCGTAGCGATTCCGGCGCGCACGCGCTGCAAGGTTGATTGCGAAGGGGCCGCGCGCGGCCCCTTCGTCGTTGCGGGGGCGACGTTGCCCGGACAAATCGTGCCGACCGGGTAACGGGCGCGCAAACCCCGCCTTCGACGTGGTAGGATACGCACGGTAACGAAGCGAAAGGCAGGTAGCGATGATCAAGGTGGCAGTTGCGGGATGCGCGGGCCGCATGGGCAGGACCGTGTGCGACACGGTGCGCGCGGCGGACGACATGGAGCTTGCATGCGGCATCGACCCGCATAGGCCCGAGGTCGACTTCCCCGTGTACCCGACGGTGGCGGCGGCGCTCGAGTCGTGGGCGTTCGACGTGCTCGTGGACTTCACCCAGCCCTCCGTGGTCGCCGACAACCTGCGCGAGGCCCTTCCCGCCGGCGTCGACTGCGTGGTGGGCACGACGGGCCTGTCGAACGAGACGCTCGAGGAGCTGGCCGCGCTCGCACCGGCGGGCACGTGCCTGTTCTACGCGCCGAACTTCACGACGGGCGCGGTGCTCATGATGGAGTTCGCGAAGGCGGCGGCGCCGTACTTCCCGGAGGCCGAGGTCATCGAGTTCCACCACTGCAACAAGAAGGACGCCCCCTCGGGCACCGCGGTGCGCACGGCGCAGATCATCGCCGAGGCGCGCGACGGCCGCGCGAGCGAGGCGCCGGGCAACGAGACCGAGATCGAGGGCGCCGAGGGCGCGCGCGGCGCGCTCGTGGACGGCGTCCCCGTGCACTCGGTGCGCTCGATGGGCTACGTGGCCAGCCAGGAAGTGATCTTCGGCTCGCTGGGCCAGACGCTTTCCATCCGCCACGACTCGTGGGAGCGCACGTCGTACATGCCGGGCGTGCTGCTGGGCATCCGCAGCGTGGGCTCGTGCGAGGGACTCGTTGTAGGTTTGGAGAACTTCATGGCCTGACGGCCCGTCTCGTGGCATAATAGCCGTTCAGGCACTTGTTCGTGTACGATGGATGCGCGCTCGGCACTCGGCGGCGCGCGTGGAAGGTGAGGAGTCAGAGCATGTCGCAGCCCCGGTTCGGCCGAATGATACCGGCCATGGTCACGCCCTTCGATGGGAATCGCGAGCTCGATCTCGACAAGGCTCAGGCGCTCGCCGCGCGCCTCGTCGACGGCGGCAGCGACTCCCTCATCATCAACGGCACGACGGGGGAGAGCCCGACCGTGTTCTACCCGCAGAAGATGGAGCTGTTCCGCGCCGTGGTGGAGGCCGTGGGCGACCGCGTGCCCGTCATCGCGAACGTCGGCGACAACTGCACGGCCGACACGGTGAACTTCGCCCGCGATGTGCAAGAGCTCGGCGTCGACGGCTTCATGTGCGTGGTGCCCTACTACAACAAGCCCCCGCAAGAGGGCATGTACCAGCACTTCCGCACCATCGCCGACGCGGTCGAGCTGCCCATCATCCTGTACAACATCCCGGGCCGCTGCGTGGTGAACATGGAAGCCGACACCACGCTGCGCCTCGCGCACGACTGCGCCAACGTCGTGGCCGTGAAGGAGGCGTCGGGCAAGATGGACCAGATCAAGGCCATCGTCGACGGCGCTCCCGAGGGCTTCGCCGTGTACTCCGGCGACGACGCCGCCACGTTCGACATCATGAAGCTCGGCGGCACCGGCGTCATCTCCACCATCGGCAACGTGTCTCCGGCGCGCATGAAGGAGATCGTGGATCTGTGCGCGGCCGGCGACTGGGAGGCCGCCGCGGCGGCCAACGAGCGCCTGATGCCGCTCATGACGGGGCTGTTCGAAACCTCGAACCCCATCCTCGTCAAGGAAGCGCTCAAGCTGCTGGGCTTCCCCGTGGGCGGCGTGCGCCTGCCGCTCGTGGACGCCACGCCCGAGCAGTCCGAGCGCCTGGCCGCCACCATGCGCGAAGTGGGCGTGCTCGACGCGTGAGCGCGACCGCCGAAACCGCTTGGACGCCGCGCGCGAGCGCTGCGTCCAAGCGGTTTCGCAAGCAAGGACCGAAGCATCGCGTGAAGCGGTGCATGACATAACCGCGATGTGCGGGCTTGCAGGTGCGAACGGATTTCCACCTGCGGCGAGACCAGCCGGGATGCCCCGGCTCCTCGCATATGCGCCCCCCCGTCGCCCGAGAAAAAGGAACGACATGGAAGAGAAGAACCCGCGCGCTCAGCGCGGAAGCGATCGCGCACGCACGGAGAACCGCACCGGCGGGACCCCGCGCAAGGGTGAGAAAGCGCCCCGCGCGAACGGTGGCGGCGAAAGCGGCCAGAACGCCGGCCAGAACGGCCAGAACAACAAGAAGACGCGCACGTACAAGCACGTGCAGCTCGAGCACAAGCGCCCGCAGCTGACGAAGGGCGAGCAGGCCTCCCAGGGGGGCCAGCGCCCGGCGGACCGCAACGACCAGAGCGCGCGGCGCAGCTTCGCCTCGCCGAAGAAGGATCCGAACGCCACGCTCAAGATCATCCCGCTCGGCGGCCTCGACGCCATCGGCAAGAACATGACGGCCTTCGAGTGCAAGGGCGACATGATCCTCGACGACGCCGGCCTCATGTTCCCCGACGACAACCATCCGGGCGTCGACCTCATCCTGCCCGACTACACTTACGTGCTCGAGAACGCCGACAAGCTGCGCGGCATCATCATCACGCACGGCCACGAGGACCACACCGGCACGCTGCCGTACCTCATGAAGGACCTCGACCGCAACGTGCCCATCTACGGCACGAAGATGACGCTCGGCCTCATCGAGGGCAAGTTCGCCGAGCACAAGATCAAGAACGCCAAGCTCGTGGAGATCAAGCCCGGCGACCAGATCAAGCTGGGCTGCTTCACGGCCGAGTTCTTCGCCGTGAACCACTCCATCCCGGGCGCCGTGGGCGTGTTCTTCCAGAGCCCGGCCGGCAACGTCCTGCACACGGGCGACTTCAAGCTGGACCAGACGCCCATCGACGGCGTGAACACCGACTTCGGCGCGCTGTCGAAGTTCAGCGAGATCGGCGTCGACCTCATGATGAGCGACTCCACGAACGCGCAGAACCCCAACTTCACGCCGTCGGAGGCCGAGGTGGGCAAGGAGCTGGCGAAGATCATCGCGCAGGCGAAGGGGCGCGTCATCATCGCGTCGTTCGCCAGCCACATCCACCGCATGCAGCAGATCTGCGACGCGGCGGTGGCCAACGGCCGCAAGGTGGTGGTCACGGGCCGCTCGATGATCCAGAACACCGACATCGCGCGACGCCTGGGCTACCTCAGCATCAGCGACACCGACCTCATCGACGCCTACGACCTCAAGGGCATCCCGCCCGAGCAGGTGGTCATCATGTGCACGGGCAGCCAGGGCGAGCCGCTCTCGGCGCTGGCCCGCATCGCCAACGGCGAGCACCGCACCATCACCATGGACGAGGGCGACACGGTCATCGTGTCGGCCACGCCGGTGCCGGGCAACGAGAAGGCGGTCACACGCGTCATCAACGGCCTGGCGAAGATCGGCGCGGACGTGTACGACAAGAACCGCGCCCGCGTGCACGTGTCGGGCCATGCCGGCGCCGAGGAGCTCAAGCTGGTGCTGAGCATCGTGAAGCCCAAGGCGTTCATGCCGGTGCACGGCGAGGCGACGCACCTGCGCGCCCACGCCCGCCTGGCCGAGGCCACGGGAGTGCCGGCCGACAACGTGTTCATCTGCGAGAACGGCGAGAGCCTCGAGCTGACGTCGAACGGCGTCGTCCGCGGCGAGACCGTGCAGAGCGGCATCGTGTTCGTGGACGGCCTGTCGGTGGGCGACACGTCGCAGGGCGTGCTGGACGAGCGCAACGCGCTGGGCTCGCAGGGCTTCGCGGCCATCGCCGCCGCGGTGTCGCCGAAGGGCAAGAACGTGGTGGGCAGCGTGCAGATCGAGATGCACGGCATCACGGGCGGCGACGACGACTTCCTCGTGCGCGACGCGCAGAACACCGTGAAGAGCGCCCTCGGGCGCGCCATGGGCAAGGGCGGCGGCCAGAAGGAGTGGAAGAAGGCCGGGCGCGATGCCCTGCTGTCGCTGCTGTGGGAGCGCACGAAAACCCGCCCCATGGTGATTGTGAACTTGCTCGAGGTTTAAGCTATAATGGCCGCATGCACCTTATGGGCGCATGCGGCCGCGTCATCGGCCGAAACGAACTCATGAAACGCAGATCAAACGCAGCATAAAGGAGTAGGGCGTGGCCCGACAGTCATCCAGCACCGCGAAGCCGAAACCGTCTTCCGCGGCGAAATCGAAGGGCAAGGCGGCCTCTCCCGCCGAAAAGCGGGCGAAGCAGGCCAAGGGCTCCCGCGCGCAGGCGGCGGAGGAACCCCGCCTGTTCGACGAGCGCACGCGCCGCGACATCACGGGCGTGGCGTTCGCCGTGCTCGCCGTCGTGCTGTTCGTGGCGGCGGTGCTGCCCACGAACGCCGTGGTCACCTCGTTCGTCTCGTCGGCGCTCCACCTCACGCTGGGCCTGGGTGCCTACCTGCTGCCGTTCTTCCTGCTGGTCATCGGCGCCAGCTTCCTCGCGCGCTTCGACCGCGAGCGCGTGCCGCTGCGCGTGGCCGTGGGCCTCGTGATGATCTTCGTGGCCGTGCTCACCATGCTGGCCCTGTTCACGCCCGAGTCCGCGCCCGACGCCACCGACCGGCTGTTCCTGGCCGACGAGCTCGTCGCGCGCGGCGGCTACGTGGGCGCCGGCATCGCGTGGGTGGGCCTCAGCCTGTTCGGGCAGGTGGTGTCGTGCATCGTCATGGTCGGCGTCATCCTGGCCGGGCTCGTGATCATCGGGTTCTCGGTGTCGAAGCTCGTGGAGCGCGTGCAGGACGCGCGCCGGGCGCTCGTCGGCGAGGAGGGCGACGGCGGCGTGCTGGCCGCGCCGCCCTACGCCCGCGTGAGGCGCGAAGGAGGCGCGAAGGTGCCCGTGGTGCCCACGACCGGCGAGGTGGTGGAGGCGGGCGCGACGAACGTCCTGCCGCGCGCCAAGGAAGCCGCGAAGGCCCGTCCGAGCAAGCCCCGCCGCGCGTCGCAGTCGCTGGCCACGCAGGTCATCGGCGGCCGCGCATCCGCCGCGGAGGAGGCGGTGGGCGAGGCCCCGCAGGCGCTCACACGCAAGCTCGGCCGCAAGCACGATAAGGACGCCGGCCCTTCGTCGGCCCCCAAGTCGTCGGCCAGCTCCACGCCCCTGGCCGCGCCGAGCCCGGCGGACGGCTTCGTGCTGCCGCCCGCCGACCTGCTGGCCGTGTCGAAGAACTCCAAGAAGGACAAGGCCTCCGACGCCGAGCTGGCCGACACCGCCGCGTGCCTCCAGGAGACGCTCGAAAGCTTCGCCATCATGGCCGAGGTCGTGGGCTGGGTCGCGGGCCCCACCGTGACGCTGTTCAAGGTGGACCTGCCCGCCGGCGTGCGCGTGAGCCGCATCACGGCGCTCGAGCAGGACATCGCGCTCGCGCTGGCCGCGCCGGGCGTGCGCATCTTCGCGCCCATCCCCGGCACGAACTACGTCGGCATCGAGGTGCCGAACCGCTCGCGCCAAAGCGTGCTGCTCGGCGACGTCATCAAGGACGCCACCGAAGGCCCGCTGCAGATCGTCATCGGCAAGGACGTCGAGGGCCGCTCCATCATCTCCGACCTCGCGAAGATGCCCCACCTGCTCATCGGCGGCACCACGGGCTCGGGCAAGTCGGTGGCCATCAACGCCATGATCATGTCCATCCTCATGCGCGCCACGCCCTCCGAGGTGCGCTTCATCATGATCGACCCGAAGCGCGTGGAGTTCACGCCCTACAACGGCATCCCGCACCTGTACGTCCCCGTGGTCACCGAGCCGCGCGAGGCGGCCAGCGCGCTGTCGTGGGGCGTGGCCGAGATGGAGCGCCGCCTCAAGGTGTTCTCGAAGGTGGGCGCCCGCAACATCGGCCAGTACAACGCGAAGGTGCAGGCCGAGATCGCCGCCCAGCAGAGGGCCGTCGAGGCCGGCGAGGAGCCGCCCGCCGGCGAGATGGGCGCCGAGCTGCCCTACCTCGTCATCATCATCGACGAGCTGGCCGACCTCATGATGAACGTGGG is a genomic window containing:
- a CDS encoding FtsK/SpoIIIE family DNA translocase; this translates as MARQSSSTAKPKPSSAAKSKGKAASPAEKRAKQAKGSRAQAAEEPRLFDERTRRDITGVAFAVLAVVLFVAAVLPTNAVVTSFVSSALHLTLGLGAYLLPFFLLVIGASFLARFDRERVPLRVAVGLVMIFVAVLTMLALFTPESAPDATDRLFLADELVARGGYVGAGIAWVGLSLFGQVVSCIVMVGVILAGLVIIGFSVSKLVERVQDARRALVGEEGDGGVLAAPPYARVRREGGAKVPVVPTTGEVVEAGATNVLPRAKEAAKARPSKPRRASQSLATQVIGGRASAAEEAVGEAPQALTRKLGRKHDKDAGPSSAPKSSASSTPLAAPSPADGFVLPPADLLAVSKNSKKDKASDAELADTAACLQETLESFAIMAEVVGWVAGPTVTLFKVDLPAGVRVSRITALEQDIALALAAPGVRIFAPIPGTNYVGIEVPNRSRQSVLLGDVIKDATEGPLQIVIGKDVEGRSIISDLAKMPHLLIGGTTGSGKSVAINAMIMSILMRATPSEVRFIMIDPKRVEFTPYNGIPHLYVPVVTEPREAASALSWGVAEMERRLKVFSKVGARNIGQYNAKVQAEIAAQQRAVEAGEEPPAGEMGAELPYLVIIIDELADLMMNVGKEVEFSISRIAQLARAAGIHLIVATQRPSTNVVTGLIKANITNRISFNVASGIDSRVILDTPGAENLIGLGDLLLSKPEFARPQRIQGCYVSEDEINAVVAMLKDQGEPEYHSEILQTNLITLGASQPDGSGGGVSDDDPLIWEAADIVVSSGLGSTSNIQRRLKVGYSRAGRIMDMLEEKGVVGSPNGSKPREVLVDAMELETLKAFEAHDAASPEE